The genomic DNA CCCCAGGTGCCCTTGCCGGAGGCCACGTCGAGGACGTAGAAACCGGTGCGGCTCGACAGCCGTTCGGGCTCCCCGGCGTTGGGGTCCGCCGGATGGAAGTCCGCGTCGGGGTTCTGGGTGTAGGTCGTCGCGACCAGTTTCCGGCCGTCGGCCGAGAAGGCCAGCCCGCCGACCTTGTGGCCGACCTGGATCCACCGCTTCACCTCGCCGGTGGCCAGGTCGAGCAGGCCGATCCGGGAGGCGGGCAGGGTCCGTTCCAGGACGGCGGCGGTCTTCAGGCCCGGGGCGACGGCGACGATCGACCACTTCGGGGACTTCACATAGGTGCCGGTCTTCCGGTCGAGCAGCCAGTAGGTGCGCTCGGAGACGGTTTCCGTGGCCGATTTCTTGACCGTGGTCGGGATGTAGTAGGCGGCAAGTGCCGTGTTCCCGGCGGCGATCAGCTCGTGCGGCGGCGACTGGCTCGGGTGGGCGCTCACCTTGTCCCCGTCCACGACGCCCGACGGACGGACGTCGCTCTTCCCCGAGTCGAGCAGGGGCACGCCGACCGCGACGGCGACCACGGCGACCGTGGCTGCGACGACGGTCACGAGCCTTCGGGTACGGCGGCGCCGGCGGACGGCGAGCACCCAGTCGGCGAACCCCGGTCCCGCCGGGGGCTGTTCGGCGGCCTGCTCGCGCAACGTGTCGCGCAGGAGATCGTCGACATTCACGGGCGCACCTCCACGGGCGAGTGGTCACGGGGCGACCGGAGTTCGGCGTCGGCCGGGCCCAGGGCGGCCAGTTCGGGCGCGAGGGCGCGCAGCCGGGCGAGGGAACGGTGGGTGGTGGACCGCACGGTGCCGACCGAACAGCCCAGCAGCCGGGCCACGTCGGCCTCCGGCAGGTCCTCGAAGTACCGCAGCACCAGGACGGTGCGCTGGCGGGCGGTGAGCCGGGACAGCGCCTCGCGCATCACGACGCGCAGCTCGGCGGCGGCCGAGGCGTCCGAGGGCGCGCGGGTCTCCGGCGGTTCGGCGACGGTCAGTTCGCGTCTTCGCCACTTCAGCCGCCACCGGTTGACCTGCTGGCGGTAGAGGATCTGCCGTACATACGCCTCGGGTTCGTCGATCCGCTCCCACCGCCCGGCCGCCTTGGCCAACGCGTTCTGCAGCAGATCCTCACCGGCGTACCGGTCTCCCCCGCTGAGCAGCACGGCGGTCCTCAGCAGCGCCGACGACCTGTTGTCCACGAAGTCCCGGAAACCTTCCAGCCCTTCGGCATCCATCGTCACCTTCACTCACTTCCCCGACGGCACCCGATGCCCCGCCCCTGTGATCCCTGGGACGCGCGCGGACGGCTTCCGCTATGCCTGTCGGGACAAGAAAAATTCCGCCCACCTCGCACGACCGCTGTCCTACGGTGACCATATGAGCCGCCGCCCCCTGCTGTTCCTCGACGTCGACGGGCCCCTCAATCCGTACGCGGCGCAGCCGGAGCGCCGCCCCGAGGGCTATACGACGATCAGGGCCGCCGTGCGACCGGGCCGCCCGCTCCGGGTCTGGCTGAACCCCGCGCACGGCCCGGCGCTCCTCGGCCTCGACTACGACCTGTGCTGGGCGACCACCTGGATGGCCGCCGCGAACCGCTGGATCGCCCCGGTCGTAGGCCTGCCCGAGCTGCCGTACGTCGACTTCGGCGACCGTCTGTTCGCCGAGCGGCCCGACGGGGTCCACTGGAAGACGGAGGCGATCGTGGCGTACGCCGAGGGCCGCCCGTTCGCCTGGGTGGACGACGAACAGGGCGCGGCGGACGGTGACTTCGTGAGCGTCCACCATCCCGGACCGGCCCTGCTGCACCACGTGAATCCCCGACTCGGGCTGCGGGAGGGGGACTTCGCGGTGCTGGCGGGGTTCGCGGCGGCCGTACGGACGTGAGTGAGCGCCCTCCCGGCAGGCGGAAGGGCGCTCAAGTCACTTCACGGCACTGCTAGTTG from Streptomyces sp. NBC_01478 includes the following:
- a CDS encoding WD40 repeat domain-containing protein, producing the protein MNVDDLLRDTLREQAAEQPPAGPGFADWVLAVRRRRRTRRLVTVVAATVAVVAVAVGVPLLDSGKSDVRPSGVVDGDKVSAHPSQSPPHELIAAGNTALAAYYIPTTVKKSATETVSERTYWLLDRKTGTYVKSPKWSIVAVAPGLKTAAVLERTLPASRIGLLDLATGEVKRWIQVGHKVGGLAFSADGRKLVATTYTQNPDADFHPADPNAGEPERLSSRTGFYVLDVASGKGTWGGVAVGGRRADGLSTFVNNRQDFAPTPDGRYVWAGGIASDEVNKLFYDSTGAEVPAPENGSKYLLSYVDAGMSPDGKRVAGDFAGRKWTTSSYVTDSATGAQTEVHGQQLLAWADDKSLVAWDVGKGEGEGKSEFHQRLVLVTIGSDKEVPLSGFRKGTDASAGRWQPVFAQR
- a CDS encoding SigE family RNA polymerase sigma factor, whose product is MDAEGLEGFRDFVDNRSSALLRTAVLLSGGDRYAGEDLLQNALAKAAGRWERIDEPEAYVRQILYRQQVNRWRLKWRRRELTVAEPPETRAPSDASAAAELRVVMREALSRLTARQRTVLVLRYFEDLPEADVARLLGCSVGTVRSTTHRSLARLRALAPELAALGPADAELRSPRDHSPVEVRP